One SAR86 cluster bacterium genomic region harbors:
- a CDS encoding TIGR03619 family F420-dependent LLM class oxidoreductase: MKFGYHAAMCNPEFYIPLAKAAESAGFDNFVIPDSICFPETPSKSTYPYNETGKGDFLDGVPFLEPFTLIPVLASHTSSLRFTTQVMKLPIRQPVLVAKQLSSVAVISNNRFTFGVGLSPWIEDFEVTQSQWSGRGKRMDEMIEIIRGLLKGDYFSYEGEFYKLPSIKICPVPSLKIPLLMGGHSEPALKRAARFLDGWTSAGLEIDETERIINRINELRSEYGTKDKEFYNLSMGPECYSLEGVSKLNSIGVNECAVGFRDSYAGGKDDRTLDGMLAEIDFYSRTVIKQY; this comes from the coding sequence ATGAAATTTGGATATCACGCAGCTATGTGCAACCCAGAATTCTATATACCTCTAGCCAAGGCAGCTGAGTCTGCTGGTTTTGATAATTTTGTTATTCCGGATAGCATATGTTTTCCAGAGACTCCATCGAAATCGACATATCCATATAATGAAACTGGTAAAGGTGATTTTCTAGATGGAGTTCCTTTTTTAGAACCTTTTACTCTTATACCTGTTCTTGCCTCTCACACTTCTTCATTAAGATTTACTACTCAAGTAATGAAATTGCCTATCAGGCAACCCGTCCTAGTAGCAAAACAATTATCATCAGTTGCTGTAATATCAAATAATAGATTTACTTTTGGTGTTGGTCTAAGTCCTTGGATTGAAGACTTTGAAGTAACTCAATCCCAATGGAGCGGAAGAGGTAAAAGAATGGATGAAATGATAGAGATCATAAGAGGTTTATTAAAAGGAGATTATTTTAGCTACGAAGGGGAATTCTATAAACTTCCTTCTATCAAAATATGCCCTGTTCCCTCTTTGAAGATACCTCTTTTAATGGGAGGTCATAGTGAACCGGCTCTAAAAAGAGCTGCAAGATTTCTTGATGGATGGACTAGTGCTGGCTTAGAAATAGATGAAACTGAAAGAATTATTAACCGAATAAATGAGTTAAGATCTGAATATGGAACAAAAGATAAAGAATTTTATAATCTTTCAATGGGGCCTGAATGTTATTCACTTGAAGGAGTATCGAAACTAAATTCTATAGGCGTTAATGAGTGTGCTGTAGGTTTTAGAGATAGTTATGCAGGCGGTAAAGATGATCGAACTTTAGATGGCATGCTTGCTGAAATAGATTTTTATTCCAGAACAGTAATCAAACAATACTAA
- the cofE gene encoding coenzyme F420-0:L-glutamate ligase → MNDLILKSLESIPLIEPGDDLPQIIYDSIVKLSLDIQDGDIFVIAQKVVSKSENRYVYLNEVKPSIEAIALSKETKKDPRLVQVILQESERVVRTREGVIVVENKLGFVHANAGIDRSNIDSLDNNPKVLLLPKDPDKSAEDIRLSLEKKLHVKLGVIINDSAGRAWRNGTTGIAIGSSGVLTLSDLRGKKDLYGRLLEVTQIGLGDELASSASILMGQADEGLPVVLIKGLMLPTVEQSAKELLRLADQDLFR, encoded by the coding sequence ATGAATGATTTAATCTTAAAATCATTAGAATCAATTCCTCTTATAGAACCAGGAGATGATCTTCCTCAGATTATCTATGACTCCATTGTCAAACTTAGTTTAGATATCCAAGATGGAGACATATTTGTGATTGCACAAAAAGTTGTTTCAAAATCAGAAAATAGATATGTTTACTTAAATGAAGTCAAGCCATCAATAGAAGCTATTGCATTATCAAAGGAGACAAAGAAAGATCCAAGATTAGTTCAAGTGATTCTCCAAGAATCTGAAAGAGTAGTTAGAACAAGAGAAGGAGTTATAGTAGTTGAAAATAAATTAGGTTTTGTTCATGCTAATGCAGGAATTGATAGATCAAATATAGATTCATTGGATAATAACCCAAAGGTACTATTATTACCCAAAGATCCTGATAAAAGCGCTGAGGATATAAGGCTATCATTAGAAAAGAAGTTACATGTAAAGTTGGGAGTAATCATTAATGATAGCGCAGGAAGAGCCTGGAGGAATGGAACAACTGGTATTGCTATTGGATCTAGTGGAGTTTTAACTTTATCAGATTTGAGAGGAAAAAAGGATTTATATGGTAGATTGCTAGAAGTTACCCAAATAGGATTAGGCGATGAATTAGCTTCTTCAGCTTCAATTCTTATGGGGCAAGCAGATGAGGGGCTTCCTGTTGTTCTGATTAAGGGTTTAATGCTTCCAACAGTAGAACAATCAGCAAAAGAATTACTTAGATTGGCAGACCAGGATTTATTTAGATAA
- a CDS encoding class I SAM-dependent methyltransferase: protein MLEDLKTLLWFLLKGPKFYPTMFSLILRKFLPFKDSLQHKELERSWCEKHSISLEECVQKYGFTLPADPIFNNDYILEVENRLNKSRSNFGGQGHIDLLYIACEGLKATKVVETGVAYGWSSSAILKSLSKRSGKLISVDMPMMKQTDYHLIGTAVHEENLKFWDLIREPDKFGLRKAIKKHGDSFDIAHYDSDKSYYGRKWSQPLIWKHLKEGGIFISDDIEDNSAFREFVEENQLEFCVLEFEGKYVGMVKKY, encoded by the coding sequence ATGCTAGAAGATTTAAAGACTTTACTTTGGTTTTTACTAAAAGGGCCCAAATTTTATCCTACAATGTTTTCTTTAATTTTAAGAAAATTCTTACCATTTAAGGACTCTTTACAACATAAAGAATTAGAAAGATCTTGGTGTGAAAAACACAGCATTTCCTTAGAGGAATGTGTTCAAAAATATGGTTTTACGTTGCCAGCAGATCCTATATTTAACAATGACTATATTCTAGAAGTGGAAAATAGATTAAATAAATCTAGATCAAATTTTGGCGGTCAAGGGCATATAGATCTTTTATACATAGCATGTGAAGGATTAAAAGCAACAAAAGTTGTAGAAACGGGAGTTGCATACGGATGGTCATCATCTGCCATCCTTAAATCTCTTTCCAAGAGATCTGGAAAATTAATATCAGTTGATATGCCAATGATGAAACAAACTGATTATCACTTAATAGGGACTGCTGTTCATGAAGAAAATCTAAAGTTTTGGGATTTAATAAGGGAGCCAGATAAATTTGGGTTAAGGAAGGCTATAAAAAAACATGGCGATAGTTTTGATATAGCCCACTATGACTCAGATAAATCTTATTATGGTAGAAAATGGTCTCAACCCTTAATTTGGAAGCACTTAAAGGAAGGAGGTATTTTCATCTCAGATGACATTGAAGATAACTCAGCTTTTAGAGAATTTGTAGAGGAAAATCAGTTAGAATTTTGTGTACTTGAATTTGAAGGTAAATATGTAGGAATGGTAAAAAAATATTAA
- a CDS encoding glycosyltransferase: MDRKNSSIYFFLYDLRIGGTEKVVIYLANYFVQQNLNVSILTISNENHLNDLIDPRINIKSLNKKVISSAFFPLYRFVLQNKIDVFVANVWPLTILSSFINLISSRTRLVFIDHCNLSAEFKKYNFLFKKMQNISILLFYKLAHHVIAVSKGVKEDLEDKGVTNKKLSVIYNPLHSSSESVLSDIKIDKWLNSKEKKLIAIGQFKKQKNFPNLVEAMAHFYKNYELKPQVLILGDGEEREFIQSKINSHNLQNFFSLPGWVDDPMPFLKESDLFILSSDFEGFGVVIAEALSEGVNVVSTDCPSGPSEILLKGELGYLCKINDAEDLSKSIHKGLLNPFDASVLKNRAKDFSIEKIGKEYLDLIL, encoded by the coding sequence ATGGACCGTAAGAATAGCTCTATTTATTTCTTTCTTTATGACCTCAGAATAGGAGGTACAGAGAAAGTGGTTATCTATTTAGCGAATTATTTTGTTCAACAAAATCTAAATGTGTCTATTCTTACAATCTCGAATGAGAATCATCTTAATGACCTAATTGATCCAAGAATTAATATAAAAAGCTTAAATAAAAAAGTAATCTCTTCCGCTTTTTTTCCTTTGTATAGATTTGTATTACAAAATAAGATTGATGTCTTTGTTGCAAATGTCTGGCCTTTAACAATCCTATCTAGCTTTATAAATCTTATCTCGTCTAGAACGCGACTAGTTTTTATAGACCATTGCAATTTATCAGCTGAATTTAAGAAATATAATTTTTTATTTAAGAAGATGCAAAATATCTCAATTTTACTTTTTTATAAATTAGCACACCATGTAATAGCTGTGTCTAAAGGTGTAAAAGAAGATTTAGAAGATAAAGGAGTAACTAATAAAAAATTATCGGTTATCTATAATCCTTTGCATTCTTCGTCTGAGTCTGTTCTTTCTGATATAAAAATAGATAAATGGTTAAATTCAAAAGAAAAAAAACTTATTGCCATAGGTCAATTTAAAAAACAGAAAAACTTTCCCAATCTAGTAGAAGCTATGGCTCATTTCTATAAAAACTATGAACTAAAACCTCAAGTTTTAATTTTAGGTGACGGGGAAGAAAGGGAATTTATTCAGTCTAAAATTAATAGTCATAACTTACAAAATTTTTTTTCATTGCCCGGCTGGGTAGATGACCCTATGCCCTTCTTAAAAGAATCAGATTTATTTATTCTCTCATCTGATTTTGAAGGTTTTGGGGTTGTTATAGCTGAAGCTCTCTCTGAAGGCGTAAATGTTGTCTCCACTGACTGCCCATCTGGACCAAGTGAAATTCTTTTAAAAGGTGAATTAGGATATTTATGTAAAATTAATGATGCAGAGGACTTATCTAAATCTATCCATAAAGGTCTTTTAAATCCTTTTGATGCAAGCGTACTAAAAAATAGAGCAAAAGATTTTTCTATTGAAAAAATAGGCAAGGAGTATTTAGATTTAATTTTATGA
- the cofC gene encoding 2-phospho-L-lactate guanylyltransferase yields the protein MTIWSLVPIKSFKRPKSRLNDILSLDERRSLVRKMLSDVIKVQQNTKAFTEHLIVTEDEEVIRFAKKLGCKSLLQKKPGLNQGVKEGVSYSMSNGAKSIFIMHGDIPGVDQASIFSIINAHNELLINNVAAVTLLPDTIGAGTNCMICTPPNAIKFRYGIDSCSYHLEEAGQVKVKIKIHKANKLSADIDVRQDLDDFLTERKYLNLESYLNS from the coding sequence ATGACTATTTGGTCTCTAGTTCCCATTAAATCATTCAAAAGACCTAAAAGTAGATTAAATGATATTCTTTCTTTGGATGAGAGAAGAAGTTTAGTCCGGAAAATGCTCTCGGATGTCATTAAAGTTCAACAGAATACAAAAGCTTTCACAGAGCATTTGATAGTAACGGAGGACGAAGAGGTTATTAGGTTTGCTAAGAAACTAGGCTGTAAATCTTTATTGCAAAAAAAACCAGGTTTAAATCAAGGTGTTAAAGAAGGAGTATCTTACTCTATGAGTAATGGAGCTAAGTCTATATTTATAATGCATGGAGATATTCCGGGAGTCGATCAAGCATCAATATTTTCAATTATTAATGCGCATAATGAATTATTGATAAATAATGTAGCCGCTGTAACTTTATTACCAGATACAATTGGAGCAGGTACTAACTGTATGATTTGCACTCCTCCAAATGCAATTAAATTTAGGTATGGAATAGATAGTTGTAGTTATCATCTTGAAGAGGCTGGTCAAGTAAAAGTAAAAATAAAGATCCATAAGGCTAATAAATTATCAGCTGATATTGATGTTCGTCAAGATTTAGATGATTTCCTAACCGAAAGAAAATATTTAAATTTAGAAAGTTATTTAAATAGTTAG
- a CDS encoding 2-phospho-L-lactate transferase CofD family protein — protein sequence MKKKYLALCGGIGGAKLAFGLSKKLSSDELIFIVNTGDDFIHFDLNISPDIDTLIYTLTNINDHTRGWGIKDETWEFMRILDRIKEDTWFQLGDKDLMTHIKRSFLIKEGGLFSEVITKIAVDFNVHYSIFPMSEIPVSTILETDIGTLSFQEYFVKHKCHPAIKEINFRNSINAKVPDSLLQKMQENYFSGIIICPSNPYLSIDPILSVKDIRDFLINRKCPAIAVSPIIKNRAIKGPTVKIMEELDLQVSIDTILEHYKDMIDILLVDHEDKLSFSGRENIQIEFDEILMTDTKTKITLAEACLNLLN from the coding sequence TTGAAAAAAAAATACTTAGCATTATGCGGCGGAATTGGTGGAGCTAAATTAGCCTTTGGTTTATCAAAAAAACTTTCATCTGATGAATTAATCTTTATTGTTAATACTGGAGATGATTTTATTCATTTTGATCTAAATATTAGCCCAGATATTGATACTTTGATTTATACATTAACAAACATAAATGACCATACAAGAGGCTGGGGCATAAAAGATGAAACTTGGGAATTCATGAGAATATTAGATCGCATTAAAGAAGATACCTGGTTCCAATTAGGAGATAAAGACCTTATGACTCATATAAAAAGAAGTTTCTTAATAAAAGAAGGAGGTCTTTTTTCAGAAGTTATCACTAAAATTGCAGTTGATTTTAATGTACATTATTCTATTTTTCCTATGTCTGAGATTCCTGTCAGTACTATATTAGAAACAGACATAGGCACATTATCATTCCAAGAATATTTCGTTAAACATAAATGCCATCCCGCAATAAAAGAGATTAACTTCAGAAATAGTATAAATGCCAAAGTTCCTGACTCTTTATTACAAAAAATGCAAGAAAATTATTTTTCTGGAATTATTATTTGTCCTTCAAATCCTTATTTAAGTATTGATCCAATCTTGTCAGTCAAAGATATAAGAGATTTTTTGATTAATAGAAAATGCCCAGCAATAGCTGTTTCTCCAATTATCAAGAATCGTGCTATTAAAGGCCCTACAGTTAAAATTATGGAAGAATTGGATTTGCAAGTTAGTATAGATACAATTTTAGAACATTATAAAGATATGATTGACATACTATTGGTAGATCATGAAGACAAGTTGTCTTTTTCTGGCAGAGAAAATATTCAAATAGAATTTGATGAAATATTAATGACTGACACAAAAACTAAAATAACTTTAGCTGAAGCTTGTTTAAATTTATTAAATTAA
- a CDS encoding SDR family oxidoreductase: MNFKKEFSNKIVLITGGTKGIGKGIAESFLKEKANVIVCGRNKPNSLPRVSGLKAEFIKCNVKDPDQIKKMFSTILKKKKSIDILVNNAGGGPPIEASNAPPKLTKAIIDLNLLAPIYVSQATNKIMQKQTYGGSIINISSVSVIRPSPGAATYGGAKAGLANLTESLAIEWAPKVRVNSILSGLVETEESIMHYGDKESINRISNTIPLGRMGKPSDIGNSCLFLSSSLAQYISGASLLVHGGGEKPSYHDAKE, translated from the coding sequence GTGAACTTTAAAAAAGAATTTTCGAATAAAATAGTCCTTATTACTGGTGGAACTAAGGGCATAGGAAAAGGTATAGCTGAAAGTTTTCTAAAAGAAAAAGCGAATGTAATAGTTTGCGGAAGAAATAAACCTAATAGTCTCCCTAGAGTATCTGGATTGAAAGCAGAATTTATTAAATGTAATGTTAAAGATCCTGATCAAATAAAAAAAATGTTTTCAACTATTCTAAAGAAAAAAAAGTCTATAGATATTTTAGTCAATAATGCCGGAGGGGGGCCGCCCATAGAAGCAAGTAATGCCCCTCCTAAACTCACTAAAGCTATAATAGATTTAAATCTTTTAGCGCCTATATATGTAAGTCAGGCGACAAATAAAATAATGCAGAAGCAAACTTATGGAGGGTCAATTATAAATATTTCAAGCGTAAGTGTAATTAGACCTTCTCCTGGAGCAGCAACATATGGAGGCGCTAAAGCTGGTTTAGCTAATTTAACAGAATCTTTAGCTATAGAATGGGCGCCCAAAGTTAGAGTAAATAGTATACTTTCAGGACTAGTTGAAACAGAAGAATCCATTATGCATTATGGTGACAAAGAATCTATAAACCGGATATCAAATACTATTCCTTTAGGAAGAATGGGAAAACCAAGTGATATTGGCAATAGTTGCTTATTCTTAAGTTCATCTTTAGCTCAATATATTAGCGGAGCTTCATTACTGGTACATGGAGGAGGAGAAAAGCCATCCTATCACGACGCCAAAGAATAA
- a CDS encoding DUF1295 domain-containing protein: MTSKNKDLLICSFIYLFTLLISLCIGYFVSNLTQWFIILAAHLAATCIIFVFSFLLKNSSLYDPFWSLGPLPIVIYLSFWPVSGVINYEKIIFVLLPISYWSYRLTHNWARHWQGLQMEDWRYVDLRKKSSQSPYIIDFFGIHLYPTLQVNFSLFPVYFVLSSSTDSINSFFYLSCIFTFLAVILEKIADDQMRNFKSKSVNFNLTMKQGLWKYSRHPNYLGETLFWWGLYLMAISLNLNLWWLFICPLSMTFMFIFGTCKMMDDRSLGKRSDYLPYMKKTSMIMLWPNK; this comes from the coding sequence ATGACCAGCAAAAATAAAGATCTATTAATTTGTTCTTTTATTTACCTTTTTACTTTATTAATCTCCCTATGTATAGGTTATTTTGTATCAAATCTAACTCAATGGTTTATTATTTTGGCTGCTCATCTAGCAGCTACATGTATTATTTTTGTTTTTAGTTTTTTATTAAAAAACTCTAGTCTATATGACCCTTTCTGGTCTCTTGGGCCTTTACCTATAGTAATTTATCTAAGTTTTTGGCCTGTGTCAGGAGTAATAAACTATGAAAAAATAATATTTGTTTTACTACCAATATCTTATTGGTCTTATAGGTTGACGCATAATTGGGCTAGGCATTGGCAAGGTTTACAAATGGAAGATTGGAGATATGTTGATTTAAGAAAAAAATCATCTCAATCGCCTTACATCATAGATTTCTTTGGAATCCATCTATATCCCACCTTACAGGTTAATTTTTCTCTATTTCCAGTTTATTTTGTTTTATCAAGCTCTACTGACTCCATAAATAGTTTTTTTTACCTTTCTTGTATTTTTACATTTTTAGCAGTAATTTTAGAAAAAATAGCGGATGATCAGATGAGGAATTTTAAGTCTAAATCAGTCAATTTTAATTTAACCATGAAGCAAGGTTTGTGGAAATATTCAAGGCACCCTAATTATTTAGGAGAAACTTTATTTTGGTGGGGACTTTATTTGATGGCCATTAGTCTCAACTTAAATCTATGGTGGCTATTTATATGCCCTCTAAGTATGACTTTTATGTTTATATTTGGAACTTGCAAGATGATGGATGATAGAAGCCTTGGGAAGAGATCAGACTATCTTCCTTATATGAAAAAGACGTCTATGATAATGTTGTGGCCGAATAAGTAG
- the npdG gene encoding NADPH-dependent F420 reductase: protein MESNKTISILGGTGDLGTGIAKRLIRANYKVIIGSRKLEAAQASAKLLSPSCEGLLNKDAAKKGDISILTVPFAHHESTINSCFNEVQDKIFIDATVPLMPPKVGTVQLPKYQSAAVSAQLILGKKVKVVSAFQNISAELLKNDQSIDCDVLVCGNNKEARQKVIDLIKKMGMKGWHAGQLANSSASEALTSVLISINRHHKIKHSGVKITGIEEM from the coding sequence ATGGAAAGTAATAAAACTATTTCAATATTAGGTGGTACAGGAGATTTAGGAACTGGTATTGCAAAAAGACTTATAAGAGCAAATTATAAAGTTATTATAGGATCAAGAAAGTTAGAAGCAGCTCAGGCTTCTGCAAAATTATTAAGTCCTTCTTGCGAAGGTTTACTGAATAAAGATGCTGCAAAGAAAGGTGATATCTCAATTTTGACTGTTCCTTTCGCTCACCATGAATCTACAATTAATAGTTGTTTTAATGAGGTGCAAGACAAAATTTTTATCGATGCAACTGTTCCTCTAATGCCACCAAAAGTTGGAACAGTGCAATTACCAAAATATCAATCAGCAGCTGTATCTGCACAATTAATCTTAGGAAAGAAGGTAAAGGTCGTCTCTGCTTTCCAGAATATATCAGCAGAACTTCTAAAAAATGATCAATCGATAGATTGTGATGTTCTAGTTTGCGGAAATAATAAAGAAGCACGTCAGAAAGTTATAGATTTAATAAAAAAAATGGGAATGAAGGGTTGGCATGCTGGGCAGTTAGCTAATTCATCTGCTTCAGAAGCTTTAACGTCTGTTCTTATAAGTATTAATAGGCATCACAAAATAAAACACTCGGGTGTAAAGATAACTGGAATAGAAGAAATGTAA
- the cofH gene encoding 5-amino-6-(D-ribitylamino)uracil--L-tyrosine 4-hydroxyphenyl transferase CofH, translating to MEHEAYVKNYKDQDILNLAKATDTELLSLNASSLRDSNFSNIITYSPKVFIPLTHLCRDVCHYCTFAKTPKNVKSLFMSIEEVVESAKKAEKAGCKEALFTLGEKPELRYSAARKALKDLGHDSTLSYLHEASSAVLKETSLLPHLNPGCMTSEEIISMREVSASMGLMLESSSLRLCEKGGPHYGSPDKDPRVRLQTIELAGIHKIPFTTGILIGIGETRLERIESLIAIKNIHDKYGHIQEVIIQNFKPKQNTKMSASEEPLTEDLIWTIAIARIIFGKGMSIQAPPNLSPNKLNLLINAGINDWGGVSPLTPDYVNPELPWPHLEELAKETLASNKILVPRLTIYPKYLDDLNHWSHKALHAKILFLSDATGLSREDNWITGKGKIPIKKDSVIPLHKSKTFNEHLKVVESGKSLNNKQIIELFNARGSDFNYVIEAANELRKDQIGNEVTYVVNRNINYTNICYFGCTFCAFSKGQGNSDLRGSPYDIPISEILRRCQEAEDRGATEVCLQGGIHPSYDGHTYMEIVNSIKKHNPSLHIHAFSPLEVWQGASSLGLSLKDYLTELKRIGLGTLPGTAAEILDDSIRQIICPDKINTSQWIEVMKTAHEIGLASTSTIMFGHIEKPEHWANHLMQIRRLQEETGGFTEFVPLPYVAQEAPMYKNGKSRYGPTLRESVLMHAVSRLVFHGLIKNIQTSWVKMGPSGVKLCLEAGANDLGGTLMNESITSAAGSEHGQELSPFKLENIIQDMGRTPRQRNTLYGQVESQISSKAKTPSKLQEPVNGLVDRKKIKKDLIRIKNI from the coding sequence ATGGAACATGAGGCATACGTAAAAAACTACAAAGATCAAGATATCCTGAATCTGGCTAAAGCTACTGATACTGAATTGCTATCATTGAATGCTTCTTCTTTGAGAGATTCAAACTTCTCTAATATTATAACTTACTCTCCAAAAGTCTTTATTCCCTTAACTCATCTTTGCAGAGATGTTTGTCATTATTGCACTTTTGCTAAGACTCCCAAAAATGTAAAAAGTCTTTTTATGAGTATTGAGGAGGTTGTAGAGTCTGCAAAAAAAGCGGAAAAAGCAGGTTGTAAAGAAGCTTTATTTACCTTGGGAGAGAAGCCTGAATTAAGATATTCTGCAGCGCGAAAGGCCCTTAAAGATTTAGGTCATGATTCAACTCTATCCTATCTGCACGAAGCTAGTTCCGCTGTTCTTAAAGAAACAAGTCTTCTTCCTCATTTAAACCCGGGATGTATGACATCAGAAGAAATAATATCTATGAGAGAAGTGTCAGCCTCTATGGGTTTAATGCTAGAAAGCTCTTCATTAAGACTTTGTGAAAAAGGCGGTCCACATTATGGATCTCCTGATAAAGATCCTCGAGTTAGATTACAAACTATAGAACTAGCGGGTATTCATAAAATTCCTTTCACAACCGGGATACTGATTGGTATAGGTGAGACTAGGCTAGAAAGAATAGAGTCCCTTATAGCTATCAAGAATATACACGATAAATATGGACATATTCAAGAAGTCATAATTCAGAATTTTAAACCAAAACAAAATACAAAGATGTCTGCATCTGAAGAGCCATTGACTGAAGATCTAATATGGACAATAGCTATTGCTAGAATTATCTTTGGAAAAGGAATGAGTATTCAGGCCCCTCCTAATTTAAGCCCAAATAAATTAAATCTTTTAATAAATGCAGGTATAAACGATTGGGGAGGAGTTTCACCACTAACGCCAGATTATGTTAATCCAGAGTTACCTTGGCCTCATCTTGAGGAGCTTGCTAAAGAAACTTTAGCTTCTAATAAGATTTTAGTTCCCCGTTTAACTATTTATCCTAAATATCTTGATGATTTAAATCACTGGAGTCATAAGGCACTTCATGCAAAAATTCTTTTTTTATCAGATGCTACAGGTCTATCAAGAGAAGATAATTGGATAACTGGTAAAGGAAAAATTCCAATAAAAAAAGATAGTGTAATTCCTCTGCATAAATCCAAAACATTTAACGAACATTTAAAAGTAGTTGAATCAGGAAAGTCATTAAATAATAAACAAATAATAGAGTTATTTAATGCCAGAGGTTCTGATTTTAATTATGTTATTGAAGCAGCAAATGAACTTCGAAAAGACCAGATAGGTAATGAAGTCACTTATGTTGTAAATAGAAATATTAACTACACAAATATTTGTTATTTTGGTTGTACTTTTTGTGCTTTTTCTAAGGGGCAGGGTAATTCAGATTTACGCGGATCTCCATATGATATTCCAATATCTGAGATTCTAAGACGATGCCAAGAGGCAGAAGATAGAGGAGCAACTGAGGTATGTCTTCAAGGTGGAATCCACCCATCTTACGACGGTCATACGTATATGGAAATCGTCAATTCAATAAAAAAACATAATCCTTCTTTGCATATCCATGCATTTTCTCCATTGGAGGTTTGGCAGGGAGCTAGCTCTTTAGGTCTTAGTTTAAAAGACTATCTAACTGAACTTAAACGAATTGGGTTAGGTACTTTGCCAGGAACAGCTGCCGAAATATTAGACGATTCAATAAGACAAATTATTTGTCCTGATAAAATAAATACATCTCAATGGATAGAGGTTATGAAAACGGCACATGAAATAGGTTTGGCATCTACTTCTACCATTATGTTTGGGCATATTGAGAAACCTGAGCATTGGGCTAATCATCTTATGCAAATAAGAAGGCTTCAAGAAGAGACGGGCGGTTTTACAGAATTTGTACCACTACCATATGTTGCTCAGGAAGCTCCAATGTACAAAAATGGCAAATCAAGGTACGGCCCTACCTTAAGGGAATCAGTCTTGATGCATGCAGTTTCAAGGTTAGTATTTCATGGACTTATAAAAAATATTCAAACCTCATGGGTTAAAATGGGACCTTCTGGAGTAAAGCTATGTCTAGAAGCTGGTGCAAATGATCTTGGTGGAACTTTAATGAATGAATCTATCACCAGCGCCGCAGGATCAGAGCATGGACAAGAACTATCACCTTTTAAATTAGAGAACATAATTCAAGACATGGGAAGAACTCCAAGGCAGCGAAATACTTTATATGGACAAGTAGAATCTCAAATCTCATCCAAAGCAAAAACTCCTTCAAAGTTGCAAGAGCCTGTTAATGGATTGGTTGATAGAAAAAAAATAAAAAAAGATCTTATAAGAATTAAAAATATTTAG